From the Candidatus Kapaibacterium thiocyanatum genome, the window GGAGAGCTTCACTTCCGACGTGCCCTGGAGCGAGCGCAGCTTCTGCATCACGCTGTCCGCGATGCGGAAGTTGGTGGCGAGGGAATTGCCCGTCACGGAAATCTGGATCGGTGCCTGGTTGGCCGCACCCGTGATGCTGATGGCCGACGAACTCACCTTGACGTTCGGCAGGATCTCCTCCAGCTTCAGCTTCGTCATCTTCGCCACGATATTCGATGCATGGGAGCGTTTCTTGCGGTCCACGAGCTTGACGTTGATCTCGGACTTGTTCGTGGCCTCGTTGCTGCCGGATTGCCCCGTCGTGGTACCGACGCTGGAGAAGACGTGCGTGACGTCCGGATCCTTGAAGAGGAATTCTTCGGCACGCTGCGTCGCCTGGTTGGTCTGCTCGAGGGTGGCGTTCTGCGGAAGCTCCAGCGTGATGACGTATTCGCCCGTATCGCCCTGGCTCACGAATTCGCTGCCGATGAAGCCGTTGCCGATGAGGGCGAAGGAGGCGACGAGCAGTACGACAGTGATACCGAGGACGTACCGCTTGTGGCCGAGTGCCCACCGCAGGACACCGCTGTATGCGGCCGCCAGCTTGTCGATCATACGCTCGAAGCCGGAGACGAGGCGTCCCGTCAGCCGCTTCGGATCGAGGTGCTCGAGGCGCGCGATGCGCGACGCCAGCAATGGCGTGAGGGTGAACGAGACGAAGAGACTCATCAGCGTCGATACGACGATGACGATGGAGAACTGCAGCAGAAGGTTCGAGATGAGGCCTCCGACCATCGTGATCGGAAGGAAGACGACGACGTCGACGAGCGTGATGCCCACGGCCGTGAAGCCGATCTCGCTACGGCCGCGGATGGATGCCTTCACCCGCTCCTCACCATCCTCGAGATGTCGGTAGATGTTCTCCAGTACGACGATCGAGTCGTCGACGAGGATGCCCACGACGAGCGAGATGGCCAGCAGCGTCATGAGGTTGAGCGAGAAGCCGAGCATGTACATCACGGCGAAGACGGAGATCAGTGATGCCGGAATGGCGATCATGACGATGAGGGCATTCCGCAGACTGTGCAGGAACAGTAGCATGCACAAGGCCACGATGATCACGGCGAGGGCGAGGTCGAAGAGGACGGCATTGGCCGCCGCCAGGGTGAAGTCCGACGTATCCGATGCGATGTCGAACTTCAGTCCCTTGTCCTTGTAGATCTCTTCGATGTTCTTGAGTTCCTTCTTGATGAGCTTGCTCAGCTCGACGGCGTTGGCGTCGTTCTGCTTCTGGATCAGCAGGCCGACGGAGTTCACGCCGTCGATACGGCTGAAGGTCTTGATATCCTTCACACCGTCTTCGACGGTGGCCACTTCCGACACACGGATGGGCGAGCCCGTGGCCTTGTCGTTCGCCACGATCACGTTCCGGATGTCGTCGAGCGTGAGATACTTGCCACGCAGGCGGATCAGCGACTGCGATTCGTCGCTCTTGACCTTGCCGGTAGGGAATTCGAGGTTGGCCTTCTGGACGGCCTGGACGATCTGCATGAGGGAGATGCCCATGGCTTCGCACTGCTGGCGATTCACCTGGATCTTGATCTCTCGCTCCTCACCGCCGATGATCGTGACCTGGGCCGCACCCTTGAGCTTCGCAAGTGCCGGTGTGATCTCGTCCTTCACGATCGTGAACAGTGCACTCGACGGCATGCGGGCCGTGACGCCGAGTCGCATGATCGGCGCTTCGTCGAAGGAGAACTTTCCGAGAGCGGGAGATTCGGCATCGTCGGGCAGCTTGGACGCGATGGCGTTGATCTTGCGCTGTGCGTCCTGGATGGCGATGTCGGCATTGGCGTTCGGCTTGAGCATGAGGACGACGGACGATACGCTTTCCATGGATGTGGAGCGGATCTCGTCGAGATTCTCGAGGTTGGAGAGAGCGTCCTCGATACGCTTCGTGACGGAGTTCTCGACTTCCGACGGCGAAGCACCGGGATAGAGCGTGGTAACGCTTACGACCGGGATGGAGAACTTGGGCATGAGCTCGTAATTGAGCTTCGTGAAGCTCAGGAGCCCGAGAAAACCGAGAACGGAGAAGATCACCACAATGAGCGAAGGCCGCTTTATCGCGATTTCCGTGATGGACATGGTGTTGACTCTTGTGGTGTTGATTACTTGATGATCTGGATCTGCGATCCGTTCGCGAGGTTGAGCTGTCCGGATTCCACGACCTGCTGCGTCGGGTCGACGCCCGAGACGACTTCCACGAGATCGTTCTGCATCGTGCCGATGGAGATGGACTTGAGAACTGCCTTGCCGTTCTCGACGATGTAGACATGCGGGTCCTGCACGCTGCCTACGAGGCACTTGCCCGGAATGACCATAGCTGTCCTGTTGCCGCCGAACTCGAAGAAGGCATTGCCCGTCATACCCGAGAGCAAGGGCGTCTTCGCATTGTTCTGCAGGGTGATCTCCACGTCGTACTTGCGCGCACCGTCGGCGATCGT encodes:
- a CDS encoding acriflavin resistance protein; the encoded protein is MSITEIAIKRPSLIVVIFSVLGFLGLLSFTKLNYELMPKFSIPVVSVTTLYPGASPSEVENSVTKRIEDALSNLENLDEIRSTSMESVSSVVLMLKPNANADIAIQDAQRKINAIASKLPDDAESPALGKFSFDEAPIMRLGVTARMPSSALFTIVKDEITPALAKLKGAAQVTIIGGEEREIKIQVNRQQCEAMGISLMQIVQAVQKANLEFPTGKVKSDESQSLIRLRGKYLTLDDIRNVIVANDKATGSPIRVSEVATVEDGVKDIKTFSRIDGVNSVGLLIQKQNDANAVELSKLIKKELKNIEEIYKDKGLKFDIASDTSDFTLAAANAVLFDLALAVIIVALCMLLFLHSLRNALIVMIAIPASLISVFAVMYMLGFSLNLMTLLAISLVVGILVDDSIVVLENIYRHLEDGEERVKASIRGRSEIGFTAVGITLVDVVVFLPITMVGGLISNLLLQFSIVIVVSTLMSLFVSFTLTPLLASRIARLEHLDPKRLTGRLVSGFERMIDKLAAAYSGVLRWALGHKRYVLGITVVLLVASFALIGNGFIGSEFVSQGDTGEYVITLELPQNATLEQTNQATQRAEEFLFKDPDVTHVFSSVGTTTGQSGSNEATNKSEINVKLVDRKKRSHASNIVAKMTKLKLEEILPNVKVSSSAISITGAANQAPIQISVTGNSLATNFRIADSVMQKLRSLQGTSEVKLSVETGNPEITVNVDRDKMTELGLSMDVVGMNMQAAFSGNTDTKFTQDGKDYDINIMYDAFNRRSVSDLSRLGFTNNRGESILLSQFASIGQSTSPSKLERKNRIPSVTVSSQVLGVSSGTITSQMTQWVKESNIPPGTTVAFEGNAKNMNEAFANLGFALIASILFVYLIMVALYDSYIYPFVVLFSIPVAVVGALLALALSMQPLSIFSMLGMIMLIGLVAKNAILIVDFANHKKAEGHNTIEALILAGRTRLRPILMTTLAMVFGMMPIALASGAGAEWKSGLAWVLIGGLTSSMLLTLVVVPSVYLIIDMLKREITNKQAKLILEDLADVDDEEIVLPNDSITA